From the Bacteroidia bacterium genome, the window CATCAAACTTCACGCAGCAGAAACCCTTCAAGGTAGGCAGAAACAACATTAAAGTAATGTCGGCCATACCTCATGCGCAAGAAGTAGAGCATAACGGATTGGTGTTTAACTCAGAAGTGGGAGATGGATTAAAGATAACCCGATTGGAAGGCTCAGGCAATGGAGGATTGCTCATAGACATGACAGATGCCTCAGCAGCAGAAGCGTTGAATGCACCCTATGTTGTATCCAATCCTGTATATGAATTGGGCAAAGGACCGTTGAATGTAACGGTATATGATCCATTATATACAACAACGGGATATTTTGACATGAAGTTTACCGGAGTTAGCGGAAGCGATAAATGGAGCATTTATGAAACAGTAACCCAATCGGTAGATACGGCAACATTTGAATTGCAGCAACCCAATAGCCAGATTATACAAACGGTAGATCCTAATGACATAAGCAAGGTTTATGAATGGGGATTAACAGCAGACATCAGCAATGCAGTAATAGAAGCTGGTAATACAGATGCTATCAATAATGGCTTGTTGGATCAGAGTTTATCGTTTGCCAACCCTGATGCAGCCTGGTTAGGCGGAGTAGCGGACAGAGACTCGGCAGTTGCCGATGCCCGCGACTGGATACGCAGTGGCACAGCCCCTAATGATATAGGCGGAGCAGACAACAATCAGGTATATGAAGGCTTGATAGGCGGCACCTGGGCGCCCTATAAATTGGCCAACAAAGTAGATGCACAATATGGACCCCGTTCATCGGCACATCAGGACAATCAGTTGAGCATGAGTGGAGCCAATGGAATCACCAGTGTTGACGTAGTGTTTACGAGTGATAAGTCAAAATGGACCAGAGCGGTAGTATTGGAGATGGGACAGCCAACGAGTGCAACCATAGGCAATGCACCCCGCTTCCAGAAACGCAGATCGGCATCCATAAACAAAGACGGGGGTAACAATCCGGGAGGTGCAGTATCAACAGATCCTAATGATCCGAACTATATAGACAATGAAGGCATGGGCTGGTTTCCGGGCTATGCAATTAATATAGAAACAGGTGAGCGCTTGAATATAGCCTATGGCGAGAACTCGGTGTTTACCACAGAAAACAGTCAGGATATGCAGTGGAATCCGACCTCAACAATGTTGGATGGCAATGGCAATCCGGTATTTGGAGGTATGCATTATATCTGGGTATTTGGCTCAAGAGTAACACAGGGGGCAAGAGATATAGGCAAGTATGATGGTTGCGAAAAGTTCAATAGTTTAATCAAGAGCACATCGGCCTCAGAGAGAAGAGATGCCTTGGCTAACATTATGTATGTGAGCATACCATTATTGAATCAGGGCAGAAGTTTATTAGAGACAGATGCCAAGGTAAGAATTCGTGTAGCTCGTCAGTACAGAACGTTTAATACCAATTTCAATGCATCAACCTATATCAATCAAACCGGCACAGGCTCGCCATTAACACGAGGTCAAACCTATGCAGTGGTAAGCGGCACAGTAACGGCAGCGTTTAACAACAACAGCATCACGTATTCACCGGGACAGACGATAACCATACCAACAGATGCCAATACCTTTCCAGATGCCTCGATAACTTCAGCAGGAGGAGTAGTTCTGGCACCAACATTAAATGGCACCAACCCCTATTACCGCTTGGATGAAGAAGGCATGTCACCTACATTTGATAATGCAGATGTAGCAAAGGGCGCACTGAAGCTGGTGAATGTAGTTCCCAATCCATATTATGCATATTCATCGTATGATAAGTCAACGAATATGATGTGGGTAAAGATTACAAACTTGCCGGCAAAATGTACAGTATCAATCTACACGATGAATGGCACATTGGTAAAACGATTCAATCGTAATGCAGGTTCATCGGTAGAAGGAACAGCGATAGGTTTGAGTCAGGGCACAGAGGCAGGCAGTGGTAATTCGGATACATCAATTGACTGGGATCTTACCAATGCAAGTAATGTACCTATCAGCAGTGGCGTATATCTGATACATGTAAAAGCACCGGGCTTGGGAGAGCGAACGCTTAAATGGTTTGGTGTTATGCGTCCGATTAGTTTAGATAGTTATTAATAAACCTCCTAACCAAAATATATTGAAATATGACATATAAATTCAAAATATCAGTTCTGGCAATCACTGAATTAACAAAGAAGAATGTAGTAAAAAGGATTATGTTGTCATCCGATAAATTTAGTTTAAAAATTATATAAGAAGAGTAGTAATTATGGGAACAATTTTCACGAAAATTATTAATGGCGAGATTCCTGCTTATAAAATAGAAGAAGATAATAATTATTTAGCCTTTTTGGATATTAACCCCTTGGCACCCGGACATGTTCTGGTAGTGCCCAAAAGGGAAGAAGACTATATTTTCGATCTGGAAGATGAAGAATTATCAGGATTGATTGTTTTTGCCAAAAAAGTGGCTGCAGCATTAAAGCAGGCTGTTCCATGTAAGAGAATAGGTGTAACTGTCATTGGGCTTGAGGTCCCACACACACACATACACTTGATTCCCATCAATAACATTGATGATATGAACTTTAGCAAACCTAAAATGAAGCTTTCTGACGAGCAATTGGAGTTGGTTCGTTTGAAAATCAAATCATTTTTAAAATAAATTTTCATGTTTAATTTAAATTACGTTATTTCGTATCTGAATTTTAACTTGTATATTTTTAAATTATGAATAGAATAAAAAGATTTTCATTGTTATCAGTAATTGCCTTGGCAGCACTTTCAGGATGTAAGAAAGATGATCTTACATCAGATTTTAAAACTTCTGATCCAATTCAGAATGGTACGGCAAAAATTCGTTTCATTCACGTAGCCCCTGAATTAGGTGGCGTTTCTGTAAAGTATAAAGACAACAGTGTGTTTGGCGACTCATTACGTTATTCGCAAAACTCTGGTTATACTGAAGTTGCCATAGGCTCAGTTGATAACGGATTTAATTTGGATATGATTCCTGTAGAAGATTCTGCCGGAATTTTCACGCCTAATGAGACAGGTGTAGTTGCTACACTGGCACAAAGTAATTATATATTAATCAAAGATCAACGATACACTTGTTTCATTATTGATACAGTTAAAGACAAACCTGTTCTAAATGATCTTTCTTATGATGGTTTTACAAAAATCTTAACCGAAAATTATCCTGCAACCGGAACTGATTCAGTTTGGGTACGTTTGTTTAATGCATCATATTCTTCTGCAATAGTTGATATTGAATTTACAAATAACACCACCGGTGCAGTCACAACCATTTCAAATGTTAGCTTTATGCAAATGCCTGTTTATGCAGGATCCGGTAGCGGTGACTATAATGTTGTAGTGAAGAAGTTTGGTGTTAATCTAGCTACAGTTAATAATGTAAACTTGCAGTCAGGCAAAGCATATACATTTTATTTCCGTGGTGTGATTGGCGCTTCAGGTGATTCTGAACCACGTCTTGATTATGTAACTAACGGAGAGTAATTTTATTCATAATACTTCAAAGGCTGCTATGTTTTCATAGTAGCTTTTTTTTGTCCTCTACCATGATTAGTTCAGTTGCAACGTTGAATCAACACCTCAGATATTTTGGAGCGGTAGTATGGGAAATGAAACAACCAGCCAACGTAAGGATAGGGAATGCATCACGCTTCCAGAAAAGCAAATTGGCAACGTTAAGCAAACATTGCCCGTATTTTTTAAATTAAAACATGACCTGTTCTGTTGCAATTAGTAAGAAGTGTTTCTATAAGTATTAATACCGTGCCCTTAGATTTTTAAGAAAGGAGTTTAATTTATTTGCAATTTTACTTTTTCTTCCATAATTTTCATACCGCATTTTAAACAATAGTTATATGAGAACTTATGACGAAAAACACATTAAGAATATTGCTCTTGTTGGATCAGCAAAAAGTGGTAAGACAACGCTTGCAGAAACAATGCTTTTTGAAGCAGGTATTATAACCAAAAGAGGTTCTATAGAAGAAAAAAATACTGTTTCAGATTATCATGAAATTGAACATGAACGCCAGAGCTCTGTTTATGAAACTACCATGCACACAGAGTGGCGTGATTATAAAATCAATATTATTGATACACCGGGAATTGATGATTTTATTGGTGAAGTAATATCTGCAGTGAGAGTATGTGATACGGCTGTTATGTTGTTAAATGCACAACATGGTGTTGAAGCAAGCAGTGAAGTAATATGGGATTATGTGGACAAATACCGGAAGCCAACAATATTTGCTGTCAACCAACTTGACCTTGAACATGCCAATTTTAATGCAACGGTAGAAAAGGCAAAACAGAAGTTCGGCAATGCCATTACCGTTATGCAGTATCCGTTAAATCAGGGAACAGGTTTTAATGCGATTATTGATTTATTGAAAATGACGATGTATCGTTTTCCTGCAACTGGTGGCAAGCCTGAAAAACTTGAAATTCCACCGGAGGAAATGGAAAATGCCAAAAAGTTGCATAATGAATTGGTAGAAAAAGCTGCCGAGAATGATGAAAAACTGATGGAATTATATTTTGAGCGCGGATCACTTGACGAAGATGAAATGAAGC encodes:
- a CDS encoding HIT family protein, coding for MGTIFTKIINGEIPAYKIEEDNNYLAFLDINPLAPGHVLVVPKREEDYIFDLEDEELSGLIVFAKKVAAALKQAVPCKRIGVTVIGLEVPHTHIHLIPINNIDDMNFSKPKMKLSDEQLELVRLKIKSFLK